The Danio rerio strain Tuebingen ecotype United States chromosome 1, GRCz12tu, whole genome shotgun sequence genome includes a region encoding these proteins:
- the lrata gene encoding lecithin retinol acyltransferase a, which yields MLDSLTFLFEKFFLFSNFNLFKSIWQPEKEECAVKCHPALRRGDLLEVQRTLFIHYGIYLGENRVAHLMPDIMPLLTSNKQHIKPVVTNKRLILGCMYRLASIRVDSVEDFAYGAPILTNDMDKKMKCQVLANEEVARRAEKLVGDIPYSLLWNNCEHFVTYCRYGTPVSEQTDKFCNCLKSIIRDQRSVALTIGMGVMYILCFGLAPSTTLPTILIPFILWMAG from the exons ATGCTGGACTCGCTGACTTTTCTATTTGAGAAATTCTTTCTTTTCTCAAACTTTAACCTATTTAAAAGTATATGGCAGCCAGAGAAGGAGGAGTGTGCTGTGAAATGTCACCCAGCGCTCAGGAGAGGAGATCTGCTGGAGGTGCAGCGCACTCTCTTCATTCATTACGGCATTTATCTAGGCGAGAACAGAGTGGCTCACCTAATGCCCGACATCATGCCCCTGTTAACCAGCAACAAACAGCACATTAAACCAGTCGTCACGAACAAAAGACTCATTTTAGGCTGCATGTACAGACTCGCGAGTATACGCGTCGATTCGGTTGAAGATTTCGCGTACGGAGCTCCGATTCTGACCAACGACATGGACAAGAAAATGAAGTGTCAAGTACTGGCGAACGAGGAGGTCGCGAGGAGAGCAGAGAAACTGGTCGGCGACATACCGTACAGTTTATTGTGGAATAACTGCGAACATTTCGTGACGTACTGCAGGTACGGAACACCTGTGAGCGAGCAGACCGACAAG TTTTGTAATTGTCTGAAATCCATCATTCGGGACCAGAGAAGTGTGGCCTTAACTATCGGGATGGGAGTGATGTACATCCTTTGCTTTGGCTTGGCACCTtcaactacattacccacaattcTTATTCCCTTTATTTTGTGGATGGCTGGTTGA
- the LOC137490010 gene encoding uncharacterized protein isoform X3 yields MSLPSLSLCAGEASMEALELELEEVESQIRALVVRRSRLRERLLAVPNAKAVSSPKVRGNYNHIIPSTSTPRPSLSRPSAPGARLSQASFTPTPGYHGAWVQPRKVLPRSRGRTSPPVFEISTENRFSPLRESGPDVAIIGDSIVRHVRAASSKGNKVRTFCFPGARVKNISTQIPTILGAAESPGAVVLHVGTNDTGLRQSEILKKDFRSLIETVRRTSPATQIIVSGPLPTYRRGNERLFRPDGLHPSRAGAELLSDNISRLLCTI; encoded by the exons atgtcgcttccgtctctgtccttgtgtgcaggagaagcatcgatggaggcgttggagctggagctggaagaagtggagtcccagatccgcgCGCTGGTGGTAAGACGGTCGCGGCTACGGGAACGGCTCCTCGCcgtacctaatgctaaggccgtctcatcacctaaggtacgtggaaattacaaccacatcattccctctacctcaaccccgcgtccttctctgtccaggcccagcgcacccggggcgcggctcagccaggcgtcgttcacgccgacacccggctaccacggcgcctgggtgcagccgcgcaaggtgcttcccagatcccggggcagaacgtctccgcctgtgttcgagatctccacggagaaccgcttctcccctctccgcgagtcgggtcccgatgtggccatcatcggtgactcgatcgttcgtcacgtccgtgccgcctcctcaaaaggtaataaagtacgtactttctgctttcctggtgcccgtgtgaaaaatatttctacacagattccaaccatcctgggcgctgccgagagccctggtgccgttgtcctccacgtggggacaaacgacaccgggctccggcagtcggagatcctgaagaaggacttcaggagcctgatcgagacggttcgacgcacctcgcccgccacgcagatcatcgtttctgggccgcttcctacctaccgccgaggaaatgaaag gctcttccgtcctgacggcctgcaccccagtcgagccggagctgaactcctgtcggacaacatctccagactactttgcaccatctga
- the LOC137490010 gene encoding uncharacterized protein isoform X1: protein MSLPSLSLCAGEASMEALELELEEVESQIRALVVRRSRLRERLLAVPNAKAVSSPKVRGNYNHIIPSTSTPRPSLSRPSAPGARLSQASFTPTPGYHGAWVQPRKVLPRSRGRTSPPVFEISTENRFSPLRESGPDVAIIGDSIVRHVRAASSKGNKVRTFCFPGARVKNISTQIPTILGAAESPGAVVLHVGTNDTGLRQSEILKKDFRSLIETVRRTSPATQIIVSGPLPTYRRGNERFSRLLALNEWLITWCKEQKLLFANNWNLFWERPRLFRPDGLHPSRAGAELLSDNISRLLCTI, encoded by the coding sequence atgtcgcttccgtctctgtccttgtgtgcaggagaagcatcgatggaggcgttggagctggagctggaagaagtggagtcccagatccgcgCGCTGGTGGTAAGACGGTCGCGGCTACGGGAACGGCTCCTCGCcgtacctaatgctaaggccgtctcatcacctaaggtacgtggaaattacaaccacatcattccctctacctcaaccccgcgtccttctctgtccaggcccagcgcacccggggcgcggctcagccaggcgtcgttcacgccgacacccggctaccacggcgcctgggtgcagccgcgcaaggtgcttcccagatcccggggcagaacgtctccgcctgtgttcgagatctccacggagaaccgcttctcccctctccgcgagtcgggtcccgatgtggccatcatcggtgactcgatcgttcgtcacgtccgtgccgcctcctcaaaaggtaataaagtacgtactttctgctttcctggtgcccgtgtgaaaaatatttctacacagattccaaccatcctgggcgctgccgagagccctggtgccgttgtcctccacgtggggacaaacgacaccgggctccggcagtcggagatcctgaagaaggacttcaggagcctgatcgagacggttcgacgcacctcgcccgccacgcagatcatcgtttctgggccgcttcctacctaccgccgaggaaatgaaaggttcagtagacttttagctttgaatgaatggctaataacatggtgtaaagaacagaaattgctctttgctaataactggaatcttttctgggagcgtcctaggctcttccgtcctgacggcctgcaccccagtcgagccggagctgaactcctgtcggacaacatctccagactactttgcaccatctga
- the LOC137490010 gene encoding uncharacterized protein isoform X4, with amino-acid sequence MEALELELEEVESQIRALVVRRSRLRERLLAVPNAKAVSSPKVRGNYNHIIPSTSTPRPSLSRPSAPGARLSQASFTPTPGYHGAWVQPRKVLPRSRGRTSPPVFEISTENRFSPLRESGPDVAIIGDSIVRHVRAASSKGNKVRTFCFPGARVKNISTQIPTILGAAESPGAVVLHVGTNDTGLRQSEILKKDFRSLIETVRRTSPATQIIVSGPLPTYRRGNERLFRPDGLHPSRAGAELLSDNISRLLCTI; translated from the exons atggaggcgttggagctggagctggaagaagtggagtcccagatccgcgCGCTGGTGGTAAGACGGTCGCGGCTACGGGAACGGCTCCTCGCcgtacctaatgctaaggccgtctcatcacctaaggtacgtggaaattacaaccacatcattccctctacctcaaccccgcgtccttctctgtccaggcccagcgcacccggggcgcggctcagccaggcgtcgttcacgccgacacccggctaccacggcgcctgggtgcagccgcgcaaggtgcttcccagatcccggggcagaacgtctccgcctgtgttcgagatctccacggagaaccgcttctcccctctccgcgagtcgggtcccgatgtggccatcatcggtgactcgatcgttcgtcacgtccgtgccgcctcctcaaaaggtaataaagtacgtactttctgctttcctggtgcccgtgtgaaaaatatttctacacagattccaaccatcctgggcgctgccgagagccctggtgccgttgtcctccacgtggggacaaacgacaccgggctccggcagtcggagatcctgaagaaggacttcaggagcctgatcgagacggttcgacgcacctcgcccgccacgcagatcatcgtttctgggccgcttcctacctaccgccgaggaaatgaaag gctcttccgtcctgacggcctgcaccccagtcgagccggagctgaactcctgtcggacaacatctccagactactttgcaccatctga
- the LOC137490010 gene encoding uncharacterized protein isoform X2 — protein MEALELELEEVESQIRALVVRRSRLRERLLAVPNAKAVSSPKVRGNYNHIIPSTSTPRPSLSRPSAPGARLSQASFTPTPGYHGAWVQPRKVLPRSRGRTSPPVFEISTENRFSPLRESGPDVAIIGDSIVRHVRAASSKGNKVRTFCFPGARVKNISTQIPTILGAAESPGAVVLHVGTNDTGLRQSEILKKDFRSLIETVRRTSPATQIIVSGPLPTYRRGNERFSRLLALNEWLITWCKEQKLLFANNWNLFWERPRLFRPDGLHPSRAGAELLSDNISRLLCTI, from the coding sequence atggaggcgttggagctggagctggaagaagtggagtcccagatccgcgCGCTGGTGGTAAGACGGTCGCGGCTACGGGAACGGCTCCTCGCcgtacctaatgctaaggccgtctcatcacctaaggtacgtggaaattacaaccacatcattccctctacctcaaccccgcgtccttctctgtccaggcccagcgcacccggggcgcggctcagccaggcgtcgttcacgccgacacccggctaccacggcgcctgggtgcagccgcgcaaggtgcttcccagatcccggggcagaacgtctccgcctgtgttcgagatctccacggagaaccgcttctcccctctccgcgagtcgggtcccgatgtggccatcatcggtgactcgatcgttcgtcacgtccgtgccgcctcctcaaaaggtaataaagtacgtactttctgctttcctggtgcccgtgtgaaaaatatttctacacagattccaaccatcctgggcgctgccgagagccctggtgccgttgtcctccacgtggggacaaacgacaccgggctccggcagtcggagatcctgaagaaggacttcaggagcctgatcgagacggttcgacgcacctcgcccgccacgcagatcatcgtttctgggccgcttcctacctaccgccgaggaaatgaaaggttcagtagacttttagctttgaatgaatggctaataacatggtgtaaagaacagaaattgctctttgctaataactggaatcttttctgggagcgtcctaggctcttccgtcctgacggcctgcaccccagtcgagccggagctgaactcctgtcggacaacatctccagactactttgcaccatctga
- the si:dkey-30k22.5 gene encoding lecithin retinol acyltransferase family protein (The RefSeq protein has 5 substitutions compared to this genomic sequence) encodes MIALRLLNWFFITSTIEEEYEEDRRKKTYDVSLYKRGDLLIVSRTLFKHFGIYLGEGRVAHFIPDILPAFTTEKAVVEKMVTNAWLILGVLAKLASVRVDSLADFAYGSDIEVNCTDGMVSVPPLNGEEVAQRAEKLIGSFSYSLLWHNCEHYVMYCRYGVEYSFQTYQFCKAVRTALLNRMTAMLSAVIGFCIIVYLGAISPLSILPVVIIPFTIWMAS; translated from the exons ATGATCGCTCTCAGACTGCTGAACTGGTTCTTCATCACCTCAACAATAGAGGAAGAATATGAAGAAGACAGAAGGAAGAAAACATATGATGTTTCCCTTTACAAACGTGGTGATCTTTTGATTGTATCCAGGactctttttaaacattttggaaTCTATTTAGGTGAGGGTCGTGTTGCTCATTTTATCCCAGACATCCTGCCAGCGTTCACTACAGAGAAGGCTGTTGTTGAGAAAATGGTGACCAACGAAAGGTTGATTTTGGGGGTCTTGGCAAAGTTAGCCAGTGTCCGTGTGGACTCTTTGGCAGATTTTGCATATGGCGCTGATATTGAGGTCAATGGTACTGATGGTATGGTCAGTGTGCCGCCACTGAATGGAGAGGAAGTGGCTCAGCGTGCAGAGAAGCTGATTGGATCGTTTTCTTACAGTTTACTCTGGCATAACTGTGAACACTATGTCATGTATTGCCGCTATGGTGTTGAATACAGCTTCCAAACCTACCAG TTCTGCAAAGCTGTAAGGACAGCTCTCCTCAACAGGATGACGGCCATGCTGTCAGCTGTAATCGGGTTCTGCATCATTGTGTATTTAGGCGCTATAACACCTCTCAGCATCCTTCCTGTTGTCATCATTCCTTTTACCATCTGGATGGCATCTTGA